Part of the Sander lucioperca isolate FBNREF2018 chromosome 1, SLUC_FBN_1.2, whole genome shotgun sequence genome is shown below.
GGTTTTGCATTTTTACAGTCCCAGTTGCTGAAACAATTCATAAATTGATTGACGAGCTAGGCGACTATTTTGATTATCATTAAACATGGAAGTTGTTTTTTGAGCAGAAAAGCCAAACATTTGATGGTTCCAGCTCCTCAGTAGTGAGGATTTTCTGCTTGTCCATGTTTTAAATCATAGTGAAGTGAATATCTTTGTGTGTCTGCAACCAGTAACCCAGGCATTTTTCACTACTTTCTGACGTTTTATAAAACCAAACAAGTAATCAATTCATCTGGAAAATAAATGGCAGATTAattcataatgaaaataataggcCTTTGTCACAGGAGACATTTTCACTTATTAtagttaaacaaaaatgattgtgtctctgttttgtttaagtgtcccagtaagccaatAAGCAATAAgccagcatgaacaataccaggaccctgagaccaaagcagctaaatggaattcagtcatcattcattttaatatttacacctgtgcttttctaaCTGTGACATGTTAAgatgtcttctgtgaaaaagaCCTTATAGGGACACTATAGACAGGATGCTACAACTTGCAAGGTTGGTCACACATAACCAACAGAGAGACAGCCGTAGGTGTCCGTAGGCTAATTGAAATTGTGATTTGAACTATGCAAAAATGTTCAAAAGTTATGCTCAAATTCAAATGATCTCTTCAATATAAATTACTTTGCAATTTCTGaattaaagttcttttatcacAGAACTTCCCCAGGGATCCTTTAATATGTGAGTCTGTTGCACAGCAAAAGACTTCCACCACCTCTGTTCAGATTGTCTTGCTGGAGAAATATCACATAATGAAGAGGGCACAGCTAAATGCTACTAGGGTAAAAGACAATGCCATTTTCAGTACTAATCAGTAGCCCCTTTCACACTGATTCCACAATAGTGAAGGTCCGTCGTCACACCGGCTTTGTTCATTCACACAGAACCAAGCAAGAGTGTGTGATTTTACATAGCACGTCGGCATTCTAGAAGGAGGTATGACATATAACACAACAGcaccagagtgtgtgtgtgtgagccgaTCTGAACTGTTAATTAACCACTTGAACACACCCAGAAACTGCCAACTTCATGCATAATAGTAGCACAATTGTCTGTAGGGAGAAGGCCAGAAATGGACTGCtcgtgtgtgtttgagagggagagagaggggggggagagaaggTGGACTGTTGCATGCAATGTTTCTGTAAGTTATTATTAACTTGTCACTTACTGACCTGCCTGTGGGTCAACTCACACATCACTACTGTGTGTAGTTCTGCCCTGCCGGCTGTCCCTTTCACACAGACGTCGGTTTGGCGCCGTTACGGCTTTGTGGCTACTTCGGCTTAAAAACTGAACAACTCTGCTCCCCCCATTCCATCTTTGTAACTTCCACACAGACTGCATGGCGGATTAAAGGCGCAACAGTCCCACCATGAACAggctgtgtgaaaggggctaaTGGTGTGTTCCAGATGAACTGGGATGTTGGAATTCTCCGAGTTCCCAGTCGGAAAGGTCAACTGGAACGCCACCCGAAGTTGGATTTTCGACTCAGAAAATCAGGGAACTCACCAACATcacaatccaacatggctgctctgaGCATCAATAGTaatgaaagctgtagtaatatactgtttattagcacttcttatttgtgtctcattaaatcAGCTGTCCAAACAGTAACGTGTTTGTACGCGCAAAATATGGCAtaatgtgttgttatcaactggtactgctacaatggctaacctggctcgAGTCTTACCACCCAGTTAAAAATAATGGCTTTCCGACTTGTTACTGAAACGTGGTCAACTCGGATGAGAGGTCATTCCCAATTCCGTCCTCTGACTTCcaagtagggctgcagctatcgattattttagtaatcgagtattctagcaattattccattgattaatcgagtaatcggacaagaaatacttttgttttattgaagagcaataatatacaatagtttggtttaattttcggaaaaagctaaatttttattgcctacattgcgtacaatatcatctctcaaaaaaactaaacattaagTGCAGTTAAAggccatattacattgtttttaaagaaaacattttctgaaatgcaataacaacctcaaactaaggcacacattaaacatacataaacatgaccTTAAAgaagccatattatgctcattttcaggttcataattgtattttaaggttgtaccagaataggtttacatggtttaattttcaaaaaacaccatatttgtgttgtactgcagtgctctctctcactgctgcagatcctcttttcagctggtctctgttttagctacagagtgagacctcttttcttcttcatctGTACTATCTTtcattgcactgcacatgcgcagtagctcagatgtagatcatgtcagctagctagctccatagacagtaaaagaaaggttgtttctacaacttcggtcagttacaaggcaggattagctgggagacttctaaatgagggcacacatggaagtagttcttttgtagattatggtgaacttgtgtgtgttgtagcagtgctttgctattgagaacgaggtagcatgctagcgttagcatgctagcgttagccatgctaacgctaactacgagctaatggttgcggttagcctgctcgtttcggcttgtgacgtcacaagccgtgccgattttgaacagctcacccagagactgaagacaggacacattcagaaaccgtatctcactctaaacagcatgggtggatctttttcaaagtttgtatgtgtgtggaagcaccagagacacaaaataaatttTTTAACAACTTTAAGATGTgtaacttaactttcagaactacaagtttcaacctgagactgatctgtataggcctatatgtaaatattagttatactcaacctattttcatttatatatttgattacagtgtcacacagctctgttaaACTTCtgctagtagatcgttgatcagctgtttctccgtgaagagagagagtgagagaaaatggtgctcaacaatcagctgtttttccggctctttagatcagattgtggtcaccactacgtattttcttgtctttgattttggtagttgttgtgtttggtgtagtttcatcgtccatacgactctgtgatttactgtTGTCGGGTCCtcttcgtggaatggatgattctcgatgttttctgttgagatgctgaagcattgacgccgtgctattattgtggtaagctagttcgatttttcagtagacacactgtacagagttttcgttttaattacatttgaaGTGATTCCAAACTTTGAACACTTtgtcgttttctccagcctgtctcttctcttagcccctcactaCTTACGCTCTctcttcattttgtaatctgcGCCGTCAGTCTTTATGGCATGTGTGGCCAGCAGtgtgtgcgacagtaataatcatccgtgcggaaacaccgtgagcgatacaacgttggtaacattAATTAAACGACGCTTCGAGGCAAATCCTTTCGCATCGAGGTtttttagtaatcaaattattcgagttactctTGTAAAGTTATTCGTTTCAGCCCTACTTCCAAGCTAAATGGAACACAGCATAATACctactaaaacattttttatacaaatataactATCAAATCCAAAGTCAGTGTGGTCTGGTCTAGATAACACTGTAACagctatttttcttttaaagatttctttggcattttaggcctttatttgataggatagcctggacatgaaaggggagagagagggggaatgacatgcagcaaaggagcGCAGGTCAGAACTGAACCTTGCAGCCACTGCggtgaggactgagcctctgtacacggggcgcacactctaccaggtgagctacccaggtgccccgCTCACACAGCTATTAGTGATCAACCGTCAGTAAAAATGCTAGCAGATTAGCTCGCCTCTCCTTGCTGCTCGTAGCAGCTTGTTGAGTCTTCCAACCACTCTGTTCTTATACCATTCTGAATACTGTGCATGTTTGCATCAATCTCTGTCGTGTGTTACCACTCACCTGTGTTTTTGGGAGCTTCCCCATACATAGGCCCAGGAGGGGGTCCCCCCTGCCAGCCAAACTGTGGTTGTGGTTGTCCAGGGTACCCATAAGGAGGCTGTCCTGGGCCAGGATAAGGACCTCCAGGGCCCATTGGTCCAGCAGGGTAGTTAGGGTAAGCTGGATTAGGCTGCTCCATGTTTACAGGGTATCCCTGTGGATAACCCTGAGGTGGGAAGCCTTGTGGAGGTGGGCCCTGGGCTGGGTAGCCTGGAGCAGTGGGGCCATTGCCTGGGTATGGAGGGGGCTGCTCAAAATTCATCTTTGGGTTGAACAATCACCTGAGTAACAAGAAAATAGGAGTGATGCTTATGTAAATAATGGtacttttctcattttaatttgTCTGCTAAGTGGACACTACAGTAATAACAGGCAAAGGATGTGTGTCACATATTAGAAACTAGTACAACTGGTTTATCTGCTTTATAGAGACATACCATTCGAAGGATATATTATGTACAATAAAATGATACATACTTGAAATACCCTCAATACTGTATAAGTGTATAATACATatgtaataaatatatatttatatattacatTTAGTTTAATTATACTGCATACAGTGACTATACATAGTGATTTTCATACTACAGCAACAACAGTATGGGGCCTACACATTTTGgggttattatatattatactgtaAAGCTTAGTGAGATGTTAAAAACTTGTAATGCCCCTGTAGCAGCACTACTGCTCAACACTGCTTATTACTAATGTAATACAAATTGGATTTGGCACCGTGCCGCCGTTGGCACCAGTTgctgatgtaggctactttttaattTGCCAGAAAGTGTAATGTCGGTTCGGCTGGTTAGGTTTCCATAAAAACACACCGGTTTAAGCTCATGCACCGGACTGGCAAAACCAGAAATCAACCTAACTCTACTGAGAAGTAGATAAACTAGTATCACATAAAATCACACCAGCTTAAACAAAAACGGAAATCGGCCTATCTCTAGCTTAAACAACAGTCTATCATCATAGTTTGCAGCTATCTTTATGTGAATGAACCTTAATTCTATTTAAAAATCAGAACAACGTGTGGTATTGTATGGACCGtggagaaatgtgtgtgtgcctgtgtgtagtTCAGCCTCCAGAGTCACATTAGACAAAGAATTCCTCTGAGTCCTGATCACAAGAACACAACGTTTTCAGGAACAAAAATGATGCAAATGTTTCCAAGAACAGACAAATGCACATAGCATATAGCTGTTCCCCATCACTTAACTCATCTCCTGACGTTTCATGTCTTTGCAGTCTCATGATGGCAAACAACCATGGTTCCCACAGCGACACAGAAAAGACAAGCACAGcatattctttttttactgGTTGAGGGTGTCTAATTATGGGTTAATAGTCAATCTCTCAACCCACGTCAGCCCTGCCAGAGATAAGCACAATTTTCTTACTGGTCACACATGGTTTACAAATGTGAGTCAGCTTCACAGTGTGCAGGGTGAGGCTAATCAAATGAACTatgggaaagagagaaagagattgcAGTGACCCAACAGGCCTGTACTGGTTGTATCATcacactttgttttttctctcgtttactcaaaaacacagacacacaaacatgagaGGTGACACGTCAAATTATCAACATCACACATTCATAGTTTGCGTGTGATGTGTGAGATTTCGATGCGGTTGCCTATCCAGGAACCAATTTAATTTCTAGGCTGTTTACAATAACTGCTTTGTGAGTGAAGGTTATTTGTTTCACTCTAGACCTCGTGAGAAGGAAGTGAATTTCATCAACCTGCCATTAATGGTTTCTGATAAGGCAGATCCAGGTCAATCACTACCCTCGTGCTCGCCTTTATCACTGGATTGGTTAATGTAGAACAGCCATAACAAAGGGAAGTGGGCCAGATGGAAAACTGCATCTCTGCCAATTCTCCCAGGATTCCTCTGCCACATTGTATATGTGCACTATAAACATCTAAATAGCATTCCAACTCCTTTCTGCTCAGCTTGGCAATAATATTAACATTGTTTAGGACTGCTCAATACCTTctcacagaactgtaaaactgtACAGACCCAAAGGGGAAACGGAAAAAATACATCTGTTAATGTTGTACTTACTAGTCACAATTACTACATCCTGCTTTAACATCAGCAATACGCTTCTGTGGGCAGTGCTTTTCAAAAGATGGCTGGACATTACACCACCTGAATGTGTTCTTAAAGCTATTGACAGATGGCAAGGCCTCTGTAACTATGGATACCATGCTCCAGGAGGAACACAATGATCCCTGACGGTTTGGTTTTGTTGtaccctctccctctctctctctctctctctctctgcaaccTTACAAATCAGTAATCTGCTACCAATAATGTCTATAGCATCAAAGTTCACCGTGTAGGCCACCTTGCCTTTATTGTACCCTTCCTTGATAATTGTGTCCAGCAGTTGGTCTCAGATGAATTTCTGATGAGAAGTGATTTACAGCTCTCGTCTCTCCTATGAAGGCTtgcacagtttgtgtgtgtgtgtgtttagtgtatGAGTGCATGCTCATTTGcatgtttttcatttgtttacCCCTAAAGAATATGTGAGTGAGTTCAGGATATGTTTCCACAACAGTACCATGGTGATAAGATCACATACAGACAGCGTACAAGGTGAGACGTCTCTGAAACCATTAAATCCCTCAAACAATGCTATTATATACAGTGACAAAAGGATAAGTTTAGGCGTAGTCAGTTCACTAACTTTAAGTGTTACAATGGAAGCATTAAACAATGTGCAATAAAAAAGCCACTTAACTGGTGAAAGTTATTAACTCTAATCCAAACAAAACATCTGTAGACTACGGAACAAAGGTAGGGACAAACAAGGTACCTGATCAAATAACTCTAAACTTCCCGTTCAGGGCATCAGCATCAGCTGGTGTTAAACTGATGTACATTAAAAGCCAAGTAACGTTACAATGATCTGACAGTATACTAAGAGAACTTGTATTAacaagttttcttttttatttatatatatatatatataattttattttatttttattttttttaagtttaaacaGGAAATGTATTGTACCAATGAAACTGGCTATGTGATGTCAACTTTAGCTTAGTTCCATTCATTTATTATtgtaaaacacaaaatgtttgcacaaaaacaaaagaatcaaagcaaaacaaaaaaaaatagtgcattttttttatttacataaagAGGAAtgtaaaaagcaacaacatCACTGGGGAATTCTCTGGGCAGGTCATATGGCATCATGTGTCCAGTAAAAATATAACACATTAACACAATACATCCAGAGGAATGTGGTCTAAAAAGTCAGGTCTAAAGCAAAAGGCTATGTTGGCCTACTTTATACAAAAAGACCTTAACTTGATAGAGACTGTGCTTACGTAGGCCTGTTACACAGCAGCTCCGTAGCCTGGCAGCCTAGGCTTACTTTGTCTACGTCTAGAGACTTCACCAGACCAGAGGCTGAGTGGATTGGATGTGAAAACACCCCACTGGACCTAGCTAATTAGGAAGAATCAGAACCACAGCtattttacacaaacacacacgtagACAAACACACGGACTGAGCCAAGTCACGACAAActgatacaacaaaaatacatcaTTTAACGTTACAGAAACCAAAGTCTTTGTTGCTACGAACAAAAGTGAAATTTTGCCGCATAACATCGATTTGAGTTCGGCTATTAAGCTAGTTTGTTTTTAGCTTAAAATGGCCATAGAAAAAAATAGCCTTTTTCAGTTAATGGTCTATTGCTGCCAGTGTTGTGGTAGTGTTGTATATTCCACGCCGACAGTAGGTTAGGTTATCAATATCATGTTTAATAAATAGTATAAGCTACTAGGCCGAATAGAAGTGGCACCTGCAGGCCACAACCCACTACTGTTCAGATCCCCCCTAAGTTCATGATGACTAGGctcataaagacacaaaaaataaCAGCATACGGCATGTGTGGATCACCTACCTTTGAATAAATTGTATCCCGGTTTGTTGTAAAAAGCAGCAATGTATGTGTAGAAAGAAACTCCTGTCTTAAGAGTTTActacaattttcttttttaccgCATTGATGAGCGACCCTCTTGTACTAGAAACCCAGTGCGTATCGCGTTAGCGGAGCGTGACGTCATTTGAAGGGTACGGCACAAAGGGGAGGAGTGCTCGTGGGCAACAAAAGAGCGGATTGGCTGATGCGACACTCGCTGCCAGTAGCGTCCAATCAAAAGACAAAGCGATGAACAGTGGGAAGTCAGCAGACTCCATCTAACTCTTTCTCATCATTCTCTTAGTACATCCATGATCTAACGAGATAAAAGATTAAATAGGCCTACATCACCAAGTCAATGACGAATTAATAGGAGGTAAGATAATAGCCGAGATGGGTGACTAATAAACGTTAATCATTAAGTAGTGACCTCGTTGCTTCCGCCCTTGGaatttgatttttgattttaatAAGCTTATGGACACTTGGCAGCTCTTGCTACTATTATGTAATATTACATTTAATATAACTACGTATAAATATTAACACATATTTTGGAGCTCCCCTTATGTAGCAAcatcattatgtttttattgacCATATGCACCTGTTTGGCTAACACTACTGGTTTTCTCCCAGCAGATGTCAGACTATGCCCAGTCTATTCTTCTCTGAGGTGCAGGTTGCTGAATTTTCTTGCACTACAATGAACAGTGAGTTGTTAAACAGTTGTGGTGTTATGTATGCTAATATAGTTgccaatgtttttgttttatttttgttttcagaaATTTCATTATCAGCATCACATGTCACTCAGACAAAGGccctacaataaaaaaaaatagcacatGGGGAGCACTTCAGTTACCTGATTTAAACAAAATTTACATTTCAACTGGTTTTCTTGACATTTTTCCAACCAAAAGACACTGTGAAGACTGGCATTTTTATCTCAAAAAGTGTATTTAAATAGCAATGATTCAAAGACATGGTAGGCAAACGTTTGATTTAAAAGAGAGCTTATACAACAAAGGGACTGAATGCCTCTAAACTAAATGAAGTGCTTGGCAATTATCTGGGTTACAAGGTCCACACACATGACTGTGTAATTGTAAGATGTTGTGTTCATAGAAGAGCAGCCAATATTTGAGTGTGCCTGCTCCAGGGGTGTACATATAGACCGCGCAGGCAGTGCAGTTGCACTGGGGCCTGTGGTGTGGGGGCCCCTTAGACAGAGCGGGCCCACCAACAATGTGTTGGGCAGAGAGTAAAAATGACTGCGAGTGATTCAGATTGCCACCTCGGAAATATGCCCGTGTTCAAAGAACTCACGTCAACAAACAGTTCCATTTGCTATGCATGCCCTCAAAAATCAAAACTATCTCCGTCATGGTATTTGTTTTGTATCTTTGGTATTTTGGGGGGAatccctgtatgtgtgtgtgtctgttgtctttgaaatatctcatgaaccattcattcaatctacttcacactttGTTTCCTGGGTACCAAACGAATTGGCGTTtggaatttggagcagtttggacagcattggatattggatattaataaactgtgaataaaactaAACGACCACACAATAAAGGTTaaggaaaaaaggttgtggGAAAAAAGCACTGCCATAACACTGACTCTTCCGtgtctacccttcacaatagaagcccagcttaaattcactcagatcatttcgctaagaggaaagtcaataaaaaggcatttttgCCAATACTAGATATCATACGTAAGAGAGCCCCCCGGGGGTCTTTATGTAAATAATTACTTAAagattaaacttttttttttttaaaaagtacaatggttctggagaaagctacaagcagcaataccacaggcctaGCAACCGGCctattccaaacaggcacattttgaaggggcactgtactagtataTGCAATGATGATTGCTGAGTAATATGTATGTTGATGTTGTCCAGTGTCGAATCTCGTGTGATCATGTGACGAGACGATagtatagagggttttcacagCGCGTCATCAGACCGAAGAcgccatgttggaggtactctgcatcacaacaaagcacaggcactgaagtagatcccgaacgacgtcaaggaaaatggttaattattactgtgttttaggttgtaccaataggtcagaccgagaaaaacatttggaataatatcgacttccaaaagttattaaaaaccagggagaggaatgccagaagttatcagaggaaaggaggcgcttgtggttggcaaagctcaaccaggatctacaAGGGAAAActctgtcttgttcggtctttgaaatgaaaaaaaaaactattgagagtcacttggctacaccttgagtatcgcaatgatatcatacagttaaggttaggttgattaaagacgttattgcattacttactttggccttcacaCCACATtggtcgttaatgacttggtactgcgtctccctcacccatccacacaccatctggttataagcctccaaacttttgtaggatttaaggtcttctgctgtgtatgggctcggcgagaaaaccagatagttgactatatcgggatatgcaactgaaggaagaatcaccagttcgccatggatccaagaagagggagccaacttgtagggatctgcaccgccagtaaactgtaatttctcaaaatatcgcgccttttttgtgtggtccaagtccttccatgcctttgcatcttggacacGTTTTGATGATCTTTTTTAtagacataaagtattaaagtatccaaagtgcacaatactccattactccattcagttgtttacactgagtgcctccaatatggccgcgcatccaggttaccgcccagaacgtgacgtcggtgaaaaccctctatatgCGGTAGCTAGTTTAGGCGCAAAATCTGTCAAGACTGACTTAGCACATCTGCAAGTTGAACGCCCTGCGTGAGTGTGTTCTTCATATAATATCGTGCACTGGGGTCCTGCTCAGTTTCTGTTATGACAAGAAAGAGCTATGGCTCTGGGGCCCTTTCTGCACATGTCAAGCTTTAACTCAGTGTCAGTGTCTTTGCTGTTTTTAGATGGGAAGTGACAAGACAGCTCACAGACAGAGTGAAGAACACATGCAGTATTTACTTTTATTGTGAATGCATGTACAAATATAGCGCATACAAGCCAGTGGTGTGGTGGAAGAAATGTCTAGAAGCAGTGTGAGGTGGAGCTATGTTACATGCTGTTAGGTAGttaatctattttttttaaagtatcatATTCTACAATCCATTAGTATGTATACtattaatctgtaaagtaactattcATTATAGCTGTCTAATAAACGCAACCATGCATATGTATCGCACACATATACAAGGGGTGGCAGGGTTGGGAGACAGGATTGTGAAACATCATCTCAGTTCCTCCATTAGACATGACATTACATGAGTACAGTATGGACATAGTAGCAT
Proteins encoded:
- the LOC116036604 gene encoding cysteine-rich and transmembrane domain-containing protein 1-like yields the protein MNFEQPPPYPGNGPTAPGYPAQGPPPQGFPPQGYPQGYPVNMEQPNPAYPNYPAGPMGPGGPYPGPGQPPYGYPGQPQPQFGWQGGPPPGPMYGEAPKNTVYVVEDRRRDDTGDTCLTACWTALCCCCLWDMLT